GACAGGGTGATCAGTCCCCCCACCCTCCAGAATCCTCTTCTGGCTAACCTTGGTAAGAAAGTGACATCTCTTCACAGGTATGGAGGCTGCCTATTAAAGGTGTACACCTCAGCCAAGTGGGTATGCTGGCTCCTGACACTGCTTACCAGGGCCGCCCCTCTGCCCTTGTCCTGTAGTGACAGACTCCAGTAACCCGTCCCTTGGACGGTGGATCTGATTTCAGTGACTTCAGTTCACTTACTGGGCTGTGACTTGATGTCTGCGGAGTCTAAAAGGGGAACAGATTCTGAGCCCTAGATCTTTCTTGCAGGAAGCCAGCCCAGTAATTCTGGGAGAAATCTGCTAGTCGTTCAGCCAACAAAAAACCTCAAGGCCAGTTCCTCCAACTGGCCTCTTGAGCCTCACCTTGTCACTTTGTCCAAATTGCAGGAGCCACCTGGCAAGGATGGTGTCTAGCAGAAAGGACACAGCCACATTGCCTCTTTGCGGAGGAGACTGGGTGGGGTGCAGGGGAGACAGGAAGTGGGTTGAGGCTGTGTGTCCAGCtctgggccaggccctggggcccTGCGGACACAGGCTTGCCCTCTAGGGGCTGATGGCCTTAGTGCGAAGATGGCAGAATGTGTGAAAGAGGCACGTTCaggttcttccctggtggtccagtggctgagactgaactcccagtgcagagagcctggattcgatccctggtcagggaactagatcccacatgctgcaactaaagatcctgtgtgccacaactgatatccggtgcagccaagtaaataaacatttaaaaaaaacagagagagagaaagaggcatgTTTAGCGCTGACCCTTGGTTCTATAAATGTTCAGATAAGGGAGCCAGTCCTGCAGGGTGGCGAGTATCCATTTCTATGTCTGAAAATTGAGGGCTGGTTCTCTGCGAGTCTGTATACCATGAATACTGTGTTTGAGAATCAATCTGTGGAGGCTTGCTGCTGGAGGGGAAGCTGAGCAAGAAGGCCAGGAGCATCTGGATGAGCTGTGAGGGACTAGGGGTGAGGTGTGCCGACAGGGAACCCTCGCTGAGGCCTTGTAACGGGGCCTTGGCAGAGACTGGGGGCAGCTGTTTCTCCCAGAGGCATCGCTGTCAGGCTGGGCCTGAGCCCCGTACCtgttgtgtgtggggaggggaagggagtacGAGTGTGCAGGAGCTGCGTTAGGTGCCCAGCCCGGCCCCAGGCCAGCACGATAGAGAGGGTGGCCGGGAGCCCTGTGTGAGGCCCTCGGCCTGAAGGGTTGGCCTCTGGGAAAGGGAAGGTTGAAAACTCGTGGAAAGGCTGTGGTCTGAggacatttttgcattttttgaaaagaatttgagaaaaaaatttccGAAAACATTTTCTTGGCGTTTCAGCTGAGTCCTTCATGTCTGTCTTCCTCGCAAGTGTGCATGATTTAATAAAATCAGCACTGGCAGCCAGCAGCACGTTTTTGTTCCAGAACCTTAAATTGTCCTTTAGAAAATGAGGAATAAATGCtttctgtgaaataaaaataacaaaacagtatGGAAAGGTTACAAAGTGCAAAGTATCCATTCATACCATCTTATttacccaccctcccccacccgctTCAACCCTCCCTGAAGGTAAATACcagtttattttgctttattttttaaaaacatttttaactttgtttcaAAGTTAAACTCAAGACACATTGACTTCATAGGAAATCCACTGAGAAATGTTTTTCTAGGCTGAATACCTGTTTCCCCTTAGTCTTCCCTAACAGAGCATGTACACATTAATTACTGTCATTTTATAATCACTGCTGGCCCACCCCACATAAACTGTGTGTATGGTCTTCTGAATGTTCTTAGTTACACCCTAAATTTCACTAACTGCAGAAGATTTTCTGGGATAACCTGTCACTTGAATTCTTTCGCTACTTTTGAGGGTGAAATCCAAAGAACTCTTAAGTGAGTGTCCTCTAGGAGGTGGGGGTTATTTTGTAAGTGTTAGCAACTGGTACCTGGGCTGTGCTGATCCCATCTGGCATCTCCAGGAGACCACCTGTAAAACCATAGAATCATTTGATTCAACAGCCAACCAAGTGACTCAAAACTGAaagttaaatttaaagaaaaaagtaatttagAGGGGAAAAGGCAATCAAGGCAGTCCTAGAGGAACTCATTCTAAgcagtcagtgtgtgtgtgtgtgtgtgtctccaatGGATCCGCACGCCAGATCTGTTCAGTGCAGGCTGGTGGGTCCCAGATGACTCCcctttccaggagacagtgatctgAGGGAGCCGAATCTGGCAAGTGGCCAGTACTAGTAAAGAGCAGCCGTAAAGTGCTGCATGGTTGGTGGGCATGCCCTCTTTCTGAGTCCCTGGGTCCTCTGGGTGGTGCTGGCATCTCTGGGTAAAGAGACTTGGCAAAGACAGAGAAGTTCTGCTCCTCAAAGAGACAGGCCTAATGTGAACTCAGGGGGGTGGGGTACGGAAGAGGAACCCATCCATTTTCCCCTTAGGATCCATGATCTGGGCCCCTCCTGGAAGAGGAGGGCCAGGTAGTGTTGGGATGGTCTGGATCCAGGATTCAGGGTTAGGCCTCAGGTTAGGCCCTGGTTAGGCCCAGGGACATTTATATTCAACCCCGCTCTGGGGTCAGACCTACAGGTTCCAGAATCCCCTGATggtttagtggttaggactcagtgctctcactgccaagggccagagttcaatccctggtcaaggatctAAGATTCCACCAGCTATGTGGtacagtttttaagaaaaaaaaaaaaaaaaaacaaaaccctgctgCTTCACTTGGGTCTCACAGAGCCATCAGGTCCATTCAGAAGCAGACTGTTACCTAGCAGGTAGACTTTCCCACTTCCTAACACATCCTTTCACTTTGTTTTACTTCAGGCTATATACTGCTTGGACCAGTTTTCAGGCTAAATGATTTtaaatctcctttttttttttgcgggggggccatgctgcatggcttagggaatcttagttcctcaaccagggattgagcatGCCCCCAGcaatgaaagtgccaagtcccaGCCATTGgtccaccagagaattccctaacCATTTTGAATTTCTCAAGGGCTCCAAGGGGAACACCTGTGGTGTCTTTTCCTGGGCCTCAGTATGTAAACCTTGCTCTGAGTCTCTTCTGGGAAGTCATCTGGGCTGAAGCCCTCCTTTTCCAGGGAGAGAGAAATGACTGAAGCTGTGGTATGGCAGGGGCTGGGCACAGGAGCCTCGAGGAGAGGCTCTCCAGGACTCTAGGAAGGGCCATCAACAGCCTTACTTCAGCCAGGTATCCCCGGGAGGGGCCAGGAGACGGtgatctccctccccatcaccaAGACTCTCCTTTTTCCCCAGCGTCTGATGACTCTTTTTTCAccttctcaggatccctctgtgACCCAGCTGACCAATGCCCCACAAGGAGGCCTGGCTGAATTCAACCCTTTCTCAGAGGTTGGTGGGCATGCCCTCTTTCTGAGTCCCTGGGTCCTCTGGGTGGTGCTGGCGTCTCTGGGTAAGGAGACTTGGCAAAGACAGAGAAGTTCTGTTCCTCAAAGAGACAGGCCTAATGTGAACTCAGGGGGGTGGAGTACGGAAGAGGAACCCATCCATTCTCCCCTTAGGATCCATGATCTGGGCCCCTCCTGGAAGAGGAGGGCCAGGTAGTGTTGGGATGGTCTGGATCCAGGATTCAGGGTTAGGCCTCACATTGCCCAGAACCTAAGGCTTGTTGGCCACGAAGCTGCAGAGGCAGGCCCAGGGCAGGCCCAGAGGGAGCGCCCCTCACAGGCAAGGGCGCATCACTCACTCGACGGTGGGTCTGTTCCCACGTGACCGACTGGGGGAGGCCCACTCACCTCCCTGCTTCTCTCTGCCTGACGCAGACAAATGCGGCGACGACGGTTCCTGTCACACAGATGCCCGGGCCCTCGCAGCCGGCAGTTCTCCAACCCTCAGTGGAGCCCACCCAGCCAACCCCCCAGGTACCGTTGACAAGATCCCTTTGGCCTCTCCTTTCCAGAAAGGGACACACCCAGACTGGTAGCTGAGCCCCGAGATTGAGGAGGGGGCAGAGGGCTTTCATCCTGGGCTCCCCTTCTAGGGCCCTCTGGTCATCTCCTGGGAGCTGGTCACTTGGGGGTGGAGGGTCTGCTCTACCAACCTGCATCCTCTCCCCCGACCCCATGACCACCACCCAAAATAAGCTCTACTTACCAGGCCAGGCTCCTTGGTGGCAGGAAGAGCATTTACCCCTATTGTGTCCTTCCAGATCCTCCTCGGGCCTTTGGTTTGTTCTCTCTTCCCTAGGACCCAGCATCTCTCTTGCCCTCGCTCTCCCTTTATTTTTTAACCCTCATTTattcctgcctgccttcctgtTTTCCTCTGTCCCTCCACCAGTACTCTGAGCCTCGCGTGCTTATATGCCCGACACTCCCCTCCatgcctcccagccccaccctgcgCTCCTCGTGGCCCCCCGGTGAGCGTGGCCCACAGTGGAGTTGTGTGTTGCAGCTCCTGCTTAGACAGGCCAGCAGGTTCCTGCCTACCAGATTCCTGGCAGTGAGCGAGCTCTCAGAGAGGCAGATGCTGCTAGGAGGAGATAGTATTCTCAGAGACAGCTACCTGCGAAACCTGCCGAAGGTAGGCGAAGAGTAGATGAGCATGAGGGAGGGCAAGGTACCCGGAGCCCACCCGAGCTGGGCTGTGGGCACCAGTGGGCCCCAGGCTGCTCCTGTCGTCTGATGGGTCTTCCTGCGAACGTGCGGCCCCTGCCCGGGCCCCTGGGCCCCACCCCTGGCACTAGAGCCCTGTGGAGGTGAGGCGAGACTTAGAGGCAAGCGTGACTTCTGTCCAGCTGGGTGGTGGGCTGTAGAGACCTGGGCCTACTCAACTGAAGTTGCAGACTTGGGGAGAGGAGGCTGAGACCCCAGTGTGGCCTAGTGTGGTCAATTCTGGTCCTGCTTCTGCCCCTACTGCCTGAAATTTACCTCCTGGGACttgcctggcggtccagtggttaagactccacagttCCACTGTAGGaggcatggtttcaatccctggccagggaaccaaGACTCCCCCCGCACCAACCCCTGCACCCCCcaacgccaaaaaaaaaaaaaaaatttacctccTGAAGGCAGCTTTAACTCTTTGGAGAACTCATtttagagagagagggagaaggtaTGTGGGTGTTGCATGTGTTCACACGTGCATGCACAGATATGCCTCCCTTGTTATTCCATGAGATGACCAGTTTGATACCTGTTCCCTAAAGATGACTGTAGACTTCAGGAGGAACGAGGTTCCAACAAGGAGAGCAGGGCTTTAGGCTGGAACACCACGCTCAAGCCCAGCTCTGTTCAGCCTCATGTGTGGTCTCCTAGCGCCTTCCCTGCTCTGCCTGGAGAGGGCTAAAGCTTGGACTCTGCACATCATGAAAGCAAGGCCAAGCACAGCCAAGCCTAAAGGGCTGCTGGGTTGTACTGGGTCACAGTTCAGTTGTACCTCTGGGCAgctcctgggtgggaggggagtgctTAAATATAGATCCCCGAGGCTCTGGGTGCACAAGGCTGCCCTCGAgtatctcccttcctctctcactGCTGGCAGGTCTGCACTGTTTCtccttcacacacacatgcatacacacgcaCACTCCATGTTCTTCAAATGAGGCTTGAGTCTCTGGCTTTCTGGCTATAGGTTGGTCTCTTCTGAGATCTTTTTCCCTTTGCTGTTACCTCAAAAGTCACTTTGAACTTTGCCTTACTCCAATATGGGGATaattcccatctctctcaagCTGAAGGATGCAAGGGAGAGGAGAGCCCTGGTGATGGCTAAGAGGCCGGAGGTGGTGTGGAGGTGGAAGGGGCAGGTCACCTTGGCCTCTCTATGGTGGTCTTGGGTACCCACGACACACTGGGCCTGGGACCGCCTCTGGGCCCTCCCTGCGTGGGGCAAGGCCTCTCTGCCTTCAGCTCAGACTGCCACTGTCTCACTGTCCTTCGTGTCCGGCTGCCCTCCACCTCCTCTGCACCCTCCAGGCTGTGGCCTCTGCAGCCCAGGCAAGCCTGCTCCGGCAGCAGGAAGAACTGGACAGGAAAGCGGCCGAGCTGGAACGGAAGGAGCGGGAGCTTCAGAACACAGTGGCCAACTTACACGGTAGGGAGGCCGTGCTGCCCGGCTTAAGACTCGCTGAGCCTGCTTGTTCCAGGGCGGCCTCAGAGCTGTCCTGAGCCCTGTCACGGCATTGTCCTGGGGAACGCCAAGTCAGGAGACTTGCCGAGCGGTCCTAATGGATGTAGATTATTTCTGCACTCCTTCCCCACTCTGGAATTTACTTAGAGCAGGGGCCTTGGTCCCAGGATTCCTTCCCCATGATGATGCCCCCTTGTGCTTATGGCCTGGTTGTTAATAAAAGTAATCACTTAGGCCGTCGGGCTCTGTGTTTCCCAGGGCACTTGGGGTCCATTGTGTCAGCGTGAGCTCAGGGGTGTTTGTGTCCCGTCACCCTGTCCGCATCCCACTCCGTATCCACACACCCCGAGCCCCGTCTGCTGGCACCCCCCGGGAGCCCTGCTCTGGCCTGTGGACTGGGCCACCACGTGTACCCCGCCACGCTGCTGCTAAGGCCAGGCTCACCCCCTCACCTCTTCCCACACAGTGAGAGAGAACAACTGGCCGCCCCTGCCTGTCTGGTGCCCTGTCAAGCCCTGCTTCTATCAGGACTTCTCCACAGAGATCCCTGCCGACTACCAGCGGATATGCAAGATGCTCTACTATCTCTGGATGTGTGAGTCTTGCTTTTGCCCCTTCAAGCCCAGGGTGAAGTGGGCTGTGACTCGAGCGTTCTGGCTATGCTCTGGTCGTTCCTTCTGGCAGGCTCCAGCCTCTGTGTGGGCTGGGCTGAGGGGTGCCTTCTGCCCACATAACTGGCCCTCCACAGTCTGCTCCCTATCCTGGGAACCTCCCCACAAGGGCCAGTCCAGACTCCATATCAGGTAGGGTGGGACTAACCGGAGGCTTCAGAGTTCCTACAGAGCTCCCTGCACTGAACAACCCTCCTTAGGGGAAGGCCTCTCCTCCCCATGGTCCCCTCGGCTCCTAGGAATGAGGAGTAAGGAGAGAAGACTTCCTGTAGCTCCGCTGGGAGCTGTCCACAAGCAGGGGAAAGCCTGCTGCAAGACTTCATTCCCCAGAGCTCAGCCCTTGTATCTGTATCCGCCCCCCACTGCCGCTCCTCAGATACCTGGGCTGTCCCTTCTTCTCTTAGGAACTTGGTTTGTTCCCTGGTTTTAAGGTCTCAGAACACCCTGCCTGTGTGCAGACCAAGGTCCTCTAGTATTTCTGCAGCTGCTCTCACAGCATGCACCTCATTTCCTCTTCAGGGGATAGTTTGCCTTGGTGGGGAAGCCTTCGGTCACCTTGGCAcaagcctctctctccccctctccttccccagtgcATTCAGTGACTCTGTTTCTGAACCTACTTGCCTGCCTGGCCTGGTTCTTAGTCGACACCTCCAGGGGAGTAGACTTCGGCCTCTCCATCCTGTGGTTTGTGATCTTCACCCCCTGTGCCTTCCTTTGTTGGTATCGACCCATCTATAAGGCTTTCAGGTGAGTGGCGCTGGGCAGGGGTGAGTATGTGGCTGGCATCGGGTAGCAGGCCAAAGCCCATCAGCCCTGGGGCCCCCTCCCAGTCTTAGAGCAGAATGGAATGGTGGGGAAATTCACTTTCCCATCCCCACCCTTAGCGAGAGCGGGCAGGGATCAGCAGCTGCTTTCTCCTCTGTTGTACCAGAGGTCTGCTCTCGGCCCTGTCCTTGGACCAGGCTCAGGAGACCCGGAGAGGAAATCAAGAGCCTTTCTTGCTCTCCCCCTGCTCCCAGTCTGTCCGGTTCAGTGGGATTTTAGTCCCTGGGGAGAGGCTGTGTGTCTCTGATAGCCAGACAGAGTGTGATAAGAGTCAGATAAGCTCTCAATGGCTTTATCCCTCCATGCTCAtgtctgcccctccccccacctccccagtaaCCCTTGAGCCTGGATGAGTGCCAGTATTTGACCGGTGGCCCTAGGGTCAGTACTGTGGACATGAATGAATCCACCTCACAGACCCCTAGGACTTTTGGAATTGAGACTAGGAGTTGATGATCAACTCCTAATCGAGCCCAGCAGGGagtgaggagagaagggaggagagacagGGAGCCCAGCTGGTCCTGGGAAAGAGGGGGCGGAGCAGTGGCCAAACCCTCTCATGTACTCAGCAGGCAAAACCTGCACCCTCACTGTATTCTAGCCCTCCAGGGCGAGATGGAAGTTCTCAAAACACCAGTTTTATCTGGTGCTCCCTACTCCCTAGATGTCTTTTCTTCCGCCCAGGCCTACAGATTGATTCTTAAAGTTTTATTATCTTTATAACAGGCTTAGATTTTCTTACCTGTTATGAAATGGAGATAACTTCAGAAAATGGCCTGTTAGATTTTTTACATTGTCCTTGGGGTGAGCAACTTTATTTATAAGCTCTTTAAGCAGTCAAGCATTGACCCCTTAAATTGGAAGGCAGCGGAAGGCAAGCCCTTTTTGATTATGGGGGTGTCTGTGTGTCCCTGTCCTCATGGACAGTGTGGCTGACCCCTGGAGCTCTGTCTACTCTGGCACCCTCCGTCCTGGCTCCTAGCGAGGAAGGTGTCCTGGCAAGTGAGAAGGCTGAGGACTGAGCCCGAAGCCCTTATGTGACTTCTCATTTCCCACTCTCTTCACAGGTCTGACAACTCTTTCAGCTTCTTCgtgttcttctttgtatttttctgtcaAATAGGGATCTACATCATCCAGTTGATTGGCATCCCTAGCCTGGGTGACAGGTGAGACGTGGAACAGCACAGAGGGGATTAGGCCCTGTTCCCCTGCTCCCAGAAAGGCCCCACTGATGACCCATCTTCCACCATGGCTAGGAGAGGGGTGGTGAGTCAGCTGGGGTCTGCCTTCTTCCACTTCTTCCCTG
The window above is part of the Dama dama isolate Ldn47 chromosome 13, ASM3311817v1, whole genome shotgun sequence genome. Proteins encoded here:
- the SCAMP2 gene encoding secretory carrier-associated membrane protein 2 encodes the protein MSSFDTNPFADPVDVNPFQDPSVTQLTNAPQGGLAEFNPFSETNAATTVPVTQMPGPSQPAVLQPSVEPTQPTPQAVASAAQASLLRQQEELDRKAAELERKERELQNTVANLHVRENNWPPLPVWCPVKPCFYQDFSTEIPADYQRICKMLYYLWMLHSVTLFLNLLACLAWFLVDTSRGVDFGLSILWFVIFTPCAFLCWYRPIYKAFRSDNSFSFFVFFFVFFCQIGIYIIQLIGIPSLGDSGWIAALSTMKHDLAVSIIMMVVAGFFTLCAVLSLFLLKRVHSLYRRTGASFQQAQEEFSQGIFSNRTFRNAASSAAQGAFQGN